The Aspergillus luchuensis IFO 4308 DNA, chromosome 4, nearly complete sequence DNA window CGAAATAGATCATCGCTGGGAGAAATAAATGATCCTCCATGGACAACCCCGACCGAAGCGGCAACATATATTTCCAGTTGCCATCCTTCCATGAAAATGGTACTACATACAACGATCAGGATGAACCCTACCGATCaacattactactactattctttGTAAGACTACTTTATCCATATTAGCTCATCACGAGTAAAAAAATGAAGTCTTCAATATCTTCAATATCATACCACACAACATAATACACAATATCCCAAACTCCGCCGACCTTGCCCGATATTATTTATCCCTTCAGCTTCGTACTTACTATCTTCAAAAGTGCCTGGTAACTCCTTGCGACCGCCCGTTATATCCCTGTCGTCGTACATCCTCAAAACAATATATCTCTTCAACTAGATCTTGTGCGACACGTTGCAACCCgataaaattatattgataataaCATGAATTCCCCGTACGTAAGCCTacattatatagtaatacGTATCGGCGTGTTATCAATGGTTTCCCACCTAGTGTACTATGACATTAATACAACACAAGCTTGACCGTTGAAACGGACCCCAATCCACAATAACTACACTAAACATCTATAAAGTAAGAGCTTTCAGGCCTAAATTGCTGGGATAAGCTGCTCGAGCACTAAAGCGACCGAGCGAAAGGAGGTCTGGATGGTAGGATGGTGAGTGAACGGTCCATCATCAATTTATTCCAACGGCTCGACTCATTTTCGGCACCTGAATACTAGATACTAAGTGCTGAGCGACGGCTGAGACGACGCGTACTCATGTTTTATTTGATGCGACAGTACTGTGGGCATGTCAACGGATCAACGTCCCTAGCTCAACAAACAGTATCCATCCGTAAAAGCGTCCAAAAATGTCACCGTCGAGTGCGAGTGGGCCGACTACCCTGACAGTTCAGATGGGAAGTACTCCATTGTCTAACTGGATACCGAGTAGACACCTATATCAGCGACTTTTATCGATCACTCGCCGCTGCCCACTACTATgtactactttgtactagACGATCCGGCAAACCTTCCCCTAAAACAGTAAAAGTATCCATTATTTTCGGTGGTGAAGCCTATTCGAAAAACTGGCGCAGCTACAAAgtaagatggatggagagagaatgaagaCTTACTCAATGCGGTAAAGAGTCGTGCGTCCAAAGCAATCTTATCTAGGCGCTATCCCCCAGACGGGAAAGGAATCCTACGGCCCCAGCTTCGTGGCGGATACAGATGAGGCACCGGCTGACGACCGGCTAAGTCGATTGGCTTGGATAATTATTACTACGACTATAGTAGTTTATGGCTGTCTTGGACAGGACGTATTCTGCCGCTCTGCGGCGTACACAGGCATGATGTGTTGGATGGACGTCTCGGAAGATCGGAATGGTGCataaaattttttctaaCATGCCGCTTAGTTAATGTTTCAACTAAGTGGCTGTTCATCGTTTTGTGAAGTCGGAGATGCTTAGGGTGCAGGTAACGATCGTCGGGTCAGGCATTGTAAAACGGGCACCGGAAACTTAATGGCCTAGTCCGCTCGGAGAGGCAACGATTGCTGGCCCTAAAAAGGAAACTTAACGATAGGTGGTGTCCCAGGCAGCTTTAGCTGCGGGAGGATTCCGTGGCTGAGGTCCCTGATGTCGTGCATGCATCTGCTCCCACGTTAAGTCATCAGTCAGCAGCTAGAAGTCCTTATTTCGAGCAGGTTGTATTCATTGCAGCGCAACCAACTGcacaggaagaagcagagtcTTTGAAGGAGGGATTACTGATTACTCTGTACGCCATACGACGTGTCGGGTCGCTCGGGTTTGATACTAATCTAGCGTCCTTCAATCGGGCACTTTAGGTACACTAGGCAGCGGCCAACTTGCCTTTCCTATTCGACCGAGAAGAGTACCAAGAAAATGCCTCGATTTACAAAGGTCGGCCGGTGAAATCTCTTAGTCAAATGTTTCTCCTCTCGTGCTCTTAGACGACCGCTGCTTGCGAATGAGAGGGTCAGATTGGATTAGAGATCCACTGCGTGGCTCCGGGTGCGAGCCAATCGAGCTAACCCAGACAGTATTAGTAGCGAAAGACCGTCGAAGCTGGTCCGCTGGAGAAAGTTCGGATACAGCCCCAACGAGAAGACCGGAGGGCTCCGATCCGATTCATTCTTTGCCTCAGTGTATAGTGATGTAGAATTATACTCAATAAACCCCAGGTTTTTCTTGACCTTAGCTACTTGGCAAATTGGGGGTTGATGTCACTATAAAGAAAGTTCAGGATGTGATTGCCAGAAGGGGTTTTCGTCTCCAGaggagttggtgatggttaTTGAGAAACTTTTCCTTAGCTCGGCCCGGTCCTGGCAGACTGCTAAGGGCCCAAGGGGTAATAACTCCGACTGGCCTAACTGGTGCGCGGTTTCTGCACACGCTCATCTCTGCAGGCGGTATGACGAGTGCGATAAATACAAGCAGAATGAAAAGAAGGATACGAAGCTCCGTAAGCGGAGCTGCCTTTCCACCGGCACACAGGCACAGAAACGTGCGATTCGTAGAAGTGTCCTGTGTCCAGAGGAAGTCAGTCTGGTAAAAATCTGCCGTCGGAACCCAAGCCCACCAACGGCACCAAGTGGGGGGCCCGCCACTCCCTGCAGCAGCGAGTAGCCAACGAAAACCCTCGATGGTCTGCGGCACCGAACCTCAAGCGCAGTTCCACCAAcggcagcaccagcaccacagGAGCCTTTTGGTAAGAAAAGGGCCACTAATTGACTTGAGGTCTCAATGTGTTGGTTGTTGAGCGCTCTACCTTAATTTCCCGGCCGGACAGACCCTCTAATGACGATATGAGGCGGTCGAAACACGAATCGGAACCACGAGATTTGGCTGCGTCTGCATAACTATGTCCGTTATGGTTAGTATCACTGCTGGAGTGGCAGAAGATGGGGGAGCGTCATCGAACAGAAGCAAACAGGATATGGGGAACCCTTCCGTCGTAAGACTGGTGGGTACGCCGAAGGAGGCTTGAttcgaagatgaaggagggggaaaagagcgaaaaagagaaaaagaaaaagatctTCTTAGATCTTAAATACTCTCACGCATCCCAATTTGGTCCAACCCTCATAACAACTTCGAacactctcttcctccatctctcctcccacccttattgttcctctcctcttgcAACTGTCCTTCTCTGCGAGCTTCGCGGCGAAGGTCTAgtgcttcatcatcctccgcattGGCTGTCCTGTTCCACACCAATCCGCTTTTGTTGATAGCTCAAAGCACACCCAGCGAAACACAGATTGACTTCTGTAAATCCGATTGCTTCGGGCGTTTTGTATCCTTGTATCGCCGTATCGTCGGGTACAGCCTCTCAGCCCTCCTGCGACAAGTTGATCTGCCCTCCTTGCGACTTTAACAACGGTTTTCGACACCCATTTGCGACATCCGAATCCCACGAAACGTGTGCCAACAGCAGCCAAACTGTCCAACAGCAACATATTGCCGAGCGTCTCCGAAAAATAAGCCCTTATGCAACAGGCCCTGATCTAAGCGATTTAGACCCGAGGACCTCCTACGCGATTACCCTGCAGCCACGGCAGTCTAGCCTAGCGACCTTCGATTGCCCTTTGCGCCAAATCCTCTTTCACAACATTTGTCATTGAACGCTGACTCTTACCATAATTGTCTGGAACAATGAGTGGTCTCGATATAGAAAAGAAGTTGAGCGTTAACCAGGCCTCGACCGGCGAGAATGCGTCTGGATCTGACGATGCAGATGCGCTCAAGCTGGCTGAGATGGGTTACACGCAGGACCTGCAGCGCAATTTCTCCCTGCTCTCACTGGTCGGCATTGCGTTCTGTATGTCAAACTCTTGGTTCGGTATCTCCGCTTCCTTGATCACCGGTATCAGCTCTGGAGGTACTGTTCTCATCGTTTACGGCTTGCTCTGGATCACCTTCATCTCGACTTGTGTCGCTGCCTCCCTCTCGGAATTGGCTAGCTCCATGCCCAATGCCGGTGGGCAATATTTCTGGGCGAACGAGCTTGCTCCGAGGAAATATGCCCGGTTCTTCTCTTATCTTACCGGCTGGTTTGGATATGCTGGTGCCATTTTCGCGAGTGCCAGTGTTGCGCTCAGTCTTGGATCCGGTGTTGTGGGAATGTGGCAACTTGGCCATCCGTCATTGTATGCTTCCAAATCCCATGTTTGCTCTCTGAGAGGAAGTGTCTTGCCCTCTAGGTCCGTAGTGCTGACTCCAACCACAGTGAACCCAAAGCCTGGCATACAGTAGTGGCATACGAGCTCATCAACTTCTTCTGCTACCTCTTCAACTGCTGGGGCAAAACCCTGCCTGCTGTGGCAAAAGCAACGCTGTACATCTcgttgctttctttcctggtCATCCTTGTCGTTGTTCCGGCTTGCGCCAACCCGCATGCCAGCGGATCCTATGTTTTTGGGCATTTCGTCAACTCCACTGGTTGGAAATCAGATGGAATCGCTTTCATTGTCGGGTTGATTAACCCGAACTGGATTTTTGCCTGCTTGGATTCGGCCACTCATCTTGCCGAAGAGGTGCCGCAGCCTGAGAAGAATATTCCCGTTGCGATCATGGCCACCGTCGGCATCGGTTTCGTTACCTCCTGGACCTACTGTATCGCGATGTTCTTCAGTCTCAACGACCTTGATGCACTTTTGAATACCGCCACAGGAGTGCCAATTTTGGAACTGTACTACCAAGCTCTGAGGAACAGGGCAGGTGCAATTGTTCTGGAAACTCTCTTAGTGGTGACGGGTATGGGTTGCCTGATTGCCTGCCACACTTGGCAGTCACGTCTTGCCTGGGCCTTCGCTCGTGATCGCGGTATGCCTGGACACCAAGTGCTCTCCAAGGTCAACATGACTTTGGATGTCCCCTTGCACGCCCACAACGCCAGCGCATTTATTGTTGCTGTTCTCGGCTTGCTCTACCTGGGATCCTCTACCGCTTTCAACAGTATGGTCACGGCATGCATCTCGCTTCTGTACATGTCGTACTCTATCCCCGTCATCTGCCTCTTGTATGTTGGTCGTGACAACATCAAGCACGGCCCATTCTGGCTGGGTAAGTGGGGTATGGCTGCGAACTATGTCACCCTGGCATGGACTCTCTTCTGTCTCGTTATGTACTCGTTCCCTTCGACTATGCCAGTCACAACAGGAAGTAAGTATTCATGTCAAACATTTTTATACGATGAATGCAGTGACTAACAGGATTTGCAGATATGAACTATGTCTCGGCCGTTTACGGTGTCGTTGTCTTCATTGTCCTGGCTGACTGGTTTGCACGAGGAAGGAAGTCGTTCCGAGGCAGTCAGAGTTGCGTGGAAGGAGAAAGTGCCGAGTAAAGCGACGCTGGATCATCAAATACTCTTCACCTCCCTGATTCCCATGTCATGAGTGCTTCAAACGAAACAAAGGCACATGCATGGGTTATGAAACCACACGAAGACACCTAGCGAGTCTGGGATCTTCATCATGactgaaaaagaaaaagcatcTGTATATAGACGATACCCCGGTGATATAGAGTCGGTATAGATCAATTTCAAAAAAGTTTAAAATATAGTCGAGGCTTTCCATATCGTAGTTTCCATTGTGAAACGAAGCTCAATGGAATGTATTccaaggatgaggaagacagaATCCTGTAAATCCACAACGGAGGGGAAAGTAGAATCCGAACTACAAAACAGAAGGAGCAAAAACCTCTCCTTCCATGTGACCCCCGCAAACATAGCTAGACCGTTTCTGGCCACAACATCGTCTCCTCAGAACATTCTAGGCCGCACTTTTGCCCTATACGCCTCCAAAGCCATTACGAAGCCCAAGCGCGCTATTGTTTTTGTGGcttgaaagaaaaggaaattcTCACCGACTGTTTTCTGCTACTTGTAGGTTGGTCTTGCGTTTTCAGATCCGAAAAGAAACCTGTAAAGCCCCTTTTGTTTGTATTGGGATTGTTTCTGGCAGCTACCTAGAATAGTGAAGCTGTGCTATCATATCCATGGTTCATTCGATGCTGGAGATAGTGGGGTAAACTGCCTCTCCGGCACAAACGTTTCGTGTCTTCACGCCCTTCTGCAAGCATCTCCCTGTGTGATTCTCCTCCGAGTCGGGAACGTCTGGTGCGTGACATCGTACAAGTCTTTTACGGCTTAGCAGAATTGCTCTACCAACTGCACTCTAGAATTTAGAGCATTAGATTCATAATTTCATATTCCATTTCTTGGCCTCAGCAAGCCGCCCCAGCAAGCCCGCTAATGTGACTATGACTACCTAAATATCATCATGTCGCTATCCTAAGCTAAGAAACAGCGGCACCTATTTAGCTGCATACACAAAAGAGCGACTCCACCAGGACAAAAATCCCTTGACAAAGTCATAACTCCAGCGGATTAGTTGCTGCctggataaaaaaaaataaatgagaggatagaagaaaaagaacatgAAGAAGCTTCCACAGAGAACAGGCAGATATCCTTACTCCTGCTGACCGCGCTAAGCCGTGACAGTGCATTCCAGCCACATTCGTTGAAAATCCCCTCGTGCTTCCTAAGAGGTATCATTCATCTAATCAAGAACTCTTCCAATAATGAAGGGTGTAGGGAGTGATGACTCTCTTGTCCTTGACCTGCCCTTTGATCAAATCCTTCAATTCGTCAAGCAGATCACCAGCATAATTGGCGTTCTCACGAAGCTCTCTGGCGAACTTGAAATTGTCCATGAGAATGAAGGGACCGGCCGAAGCCTCAGCGATGAGAGAGCGGACTGGATGACCCTTGAATAACATCGAGGCCGACTTAATATGGCTAGAAGTCAGGTGACGAATCTTTCCGTTTTCGCCTCCAATACATGATAGGTTAACTCGGGGAATAGAACTGGTAATGACGGCCTTGATCTTATCAGCCAGAAGTTGTTCCATGCCTGTGATAGCCCACATATCCGCCAGTCGAGCCAGTTCGATGTACGCATTGATGCATCTTCCTTGAATCTGCGATGGGAACTCGATACGATTCAGGTACAGCTACTGGAGCAGCATGAGGAGGCTACGCTCAGTGACAACGCCTCTGATCTTGTGCATGGTCACTGCTTGCTCGTTGCCCTCTTTGAAACAGCTATCGAACATTGCTCTGAAATAGGAGGAATGTCTGCTGAGGAGAGGACGGGATACTTTGTACTTGGCCCCTTTGTCGCCGACTTGAATAGTGACATAAGGCCCCGGGCACAAAGGGACCATGCTAGTATTGGGTCCGTTAGTCAATGAACAAGAACAAACCCAACTATATTGTGAGATTGGTGTAGCTCACAAATCATATAAACCCTCATCTGAGGTGTCCGGGTTTtgcttattattatttccttCGGCCATTTTGGCTGGTTATTGACTTTTCACTAAGGAACGCGTTAGCACCTGTGAGGTAACCGGCGTGATAAGAAGCACCTTTGAGAGTAGATATTCGCTCAAGCGATAGTAGTAGGATAGATGGTTGTTAATATTGAAGATTCGCACACCGAAGAGTAGAGAGAATCCGGGTTCGTTGTATCGGCTCAGTTTATGTGCAAgcacaccaaccacaacctcaAAACGCGATGTTGACTGCAGCACCTGCACCCACGCGCTCTTCAGAAACAACAAAGAGGAGAGTTTTGTATAGATAGGAGGAAGCTTGTGAAAATAACACTGCATCTCGGAACGGATCATTCTTATCCGTGATGTCATTCACCGTTCCTATCTACTGAAGTGGATGGCTTATAGCGTTGCCCGACAACCGGACCTATCAGTGCCTgctttcatcctcttccacagGCTTCGCGTAGCGCTAATGGACCCTCAAGATTCGGTTTCTGGTCTTGTCTATACTGATCGCTTGCCATGCAGACACTGATCCTGCATCTGGTTTAGGTCTTGGTACTTGCACTGCGTACGCCAAGTATAATAGGTAAGGGAGCTTTCGTAATTCGATTCTGATTAGTATGTAAGCTATAGCTAATtggaagtgaagaagataaatagaaaatgTCACGAAAGCAAAGGGCCTAGATGATGGCCTTGCCTACAGTCATCCACGAACAAAACTTTCATTTATATACTCAGGCTCTCTCCATCACGCCGAATAGCGAGCCCAGTCGCGTGAACTAAGATGGGCCTTATCTCTCGAACTAAGAAAAAGTAGCAAGTGGAGGAAGCTTTCGTCAGGTCATAATCTTGGACGGTAACCTAGGTCAGATCGAAGAGCCTTGTCAATGACTTCAGTAGCCATcagaacttcctcatcctgaAACCTCCACCCAACAACCTGGATAGCAGTAGGTGCCCCATCTACTGCATCAGGATCATCTATAATCGCAATAAGCAGCTGACACTCATGGCTAGGTCAACGAAAAGACTTACAACCCTTGCATGCCTCCGAATCCAGAGACTTATCAGCCTTCAGATATGGAATGATGCTCGCGGGAAACTAAGATATTCTGCATCAGCACGATACATCAGAGCAGATGTATGTTTGAGTTCCCTTACATTCAACAAATTCCAAATAACCGTATATACTGGTGGCCCATAAGTATCATGTGGGCCTGCGGTTGACCAGTGACCCGGACAGATGAGGACGTCCAGTTTATATTGTTTCCAAACTTcagccatcttctcccgGTACGCCATAAGAGAAGCGTTGGAGTCCCAGACATCGTCTAATGTCAGTGTAGGATTCTGTAATCCAGCTAGCGCAGCTGGAGAGGCATACTCCAATGCTTTGATTGGTtgctcatctccatccaaaACGTGCTGCAGAAGGGTCTGTTTGGTATCGAACAAAAAGTACCGTGCCGCCAGCTTTAGACCATCATGAAAGGACGGAGCATTGGTTACAAGATGGACACTGTGACCGGCATTTTCAAGCGCAGCCCGTGCGGAGGAAAGTGCTCGTTTGACAGGGGGAAATAGTGGGAAGTGCTCGTCCCCCATATAAACCCCGATGCTTAGTTTCTTCTTGGGTGGTACATGCCGCCATGCCGAGCCAAGTGCGGTAGAGTCATAGCGCCATGGTTCCGACGAGAGAATTGTCTTACAGAAGAAAGTCAGGTCTGAAGCACTGTTGGCGAGTGGTCCAACTGCGGAGACGAGCCCTGGTGTCCCCGGCCTGTCCCCTAATTCAACTCTCCCGTGAGGTATGCGATCAGCTGTGGGCTTGAAGCCATACGTGCCATTGCAGAGACTCGGTGCACGAATGGATCCTCCGACGTCTGTACCTACTCCTAGTATGGAACCTCGGAAAGCCACCAATgcaccttcaccaccactactccCACCCGCACTGAGGCAAAGCTTGTGAGGGTTTAAAGTTCTTCCGAAAATATTGTTAACGCTATCCATGGTCTTCAGGTAGACCGAGCGTCAGCAGAGAACCGCGAGACAAAAGAAACGGCAACTTCGTACCAACAATGTCTGTGGAATATTTGTCTTGATGTACAAGATGGCACCGTTAGCAAGGAGGATATCAACCAACGGCGAATTTTCAGCTGCGACTGGCTTCcccagaaaagaaacaaagccAATGGTTGTAGCCTGTCC harbors:
- a CDS encoding putative choline transport protein Ctr (COG:E;~EggNog:ENOG410PG14;~InterPro:IPR002293;~PFAM:PF00324,PF13520;~TransMembrane:12 (i45-64o76-98i126-149o169-189i201-223o243-266i278-300o329-352i383-401o407-432i444-468o480-499i);~go_component: GO:0016020 - membrane [Evidence IEA];~go_function: GO:0022857 - transmembrane transporter activity [Evidence IEA];~go_process: GO:0055085 - transmembrane transport [Evidence IEA]) is translated as MSGLDIEKKLSVNQASTGENASGSDDADALKLAEMGYTQDLQRNFSLLSLVGIAFCMSNSWFGISASLITGISSGGTVLIVYGLLWITFISTCVAASLSELASSMPNAGGQYFWANELAPRKYARFFSYLTGWFGYAGAIFASASVALSLGSGVVGMWQLGHPSFEPKAWHTVVAYELINFFCYLFNCWGKTLPAVAKATLYISLLSFLVILVVVPACANPHASGSYVFGHFVNSTGWKSDGIAFIVGLINPNWIFACLDSATHLAEEVPQPEKNIPVAIMATVGIGFVTSWTYCIAMFFSLNDLDALLNTATGVPILELYYQALRNRAGAIVLETLLVVTGMGCLIACHTWQSRLAWAFARDRGMPGHQVLSKVNMTLDVPLHAHNASAFIVAVLGLLYLGSSTAFNSMVTACISLLYMSYSIPVICLLYVGRDNIKHGPFWLGKWGMAANYVTLAWTLFCLVMYSFPSTMPVTTGNMNYVSAVYGVVVFIVLADWFARGRKSFRGSQSCVEGESAE
- a CDS encoding uncharacterized protein (COG:I,J,T;~EggNog:ENOG410PH99;~InterPro:IPR023631,IPR036928,IPR020556;~PFAM:PF01425) produces the protein MHLSLISRFIARKEVGCVLKMAQWEGLIADKLRDRASKIPPEWVLPRKIINQITQDANISAFDILRHHDLLSREEVAITESYDAQSLHQEIIEGRLTSLQVCKAFCKRAAIAQQLTNCATEILFAEAFKRAEFLDEYLARYGRPYGPFHGLPISLKDSFKIKGQATTIGFVSFLGKPVAAENSPLVDILLANGAILYIKTNIPQTLLTMDSVNNIFGRTLNPHKLCLSAGGSSGGEGALVAFRGSILGVGTDVGGSIRAPSLCNGTYGFKPTADRIPHGRVELGDRPGTPGLVSAVGPLANSASDLTFFCKTILSSEPWRYDSTALGSAWRHVPPKKKLSIGVYMGDEHFPLFPPVKRALSSARAALENAGHSVHLVTNAPSFHDGLKLAARYFLFDTKQTLLQHVLDGDEQPIKALEYASPAALAGLQNPTLTLDDVWDSNASLMAYREKMAEVWKQYKLDVLICPGHWSTAGPHDTYGPPVYTVIWNLLNFPASIIPYLKADKSLDSEACKGYDPDAVDGAPTAIQVVGWRFQDEEVLMATEVIDKALRSDLGYRPRL
- a CDS encoding BTB/POZ domain-containing protein (InterPro:IPR000210,IPR011333;~go_function: GO:0005515 - protein binding [Evidence IEA]), which codes for MAEGNNNKQNPDTSDEGLYDFMVPLCPGPYVTIQVGDKGAKYKVSRPLLSRHSSYFRAMFDSCFKEGNEQAVTMHKIRGVVTERSLLMLLQ